atgcagtgatgcgcacggtgtctccagtgcgcactcatagcccggtgcgctatattccagctccccgcatggtgccggctcagcgcatctggcctccagtgcgtctctacggcccaggatatcctgcgccggctctgcgcactgtgtctccggtgtgcctgcacagcccagtgcgtcctgtgctagcgccccgcatttgccgggcgaaagtaaccatccagccaggacgggttgtgccagctctacgcttgagacctccagtgcgcctccacggcccagcgTATCCGGTTtctgctccacgcaccaggcttccagtgcatctccccagTTCAGTGAGACCTGTTCTGATTCCACGTACCAGGCCCccagtaggtctccccagcctggtgagccctgtggcagctccacgcaccaggcttcctgtacgcctccacagtccagtacgtcctgtgcctcctctccgcactcgccctgaggtgcgtgtcatcagcccggtgccaccggtgccggtcccacgcatcaagcctccagtGCACCTACACACaccagagcttccggcaacagttcccactccagagcttccggcgacagttcccagtccagagcttccggcgacgtttcacagttcggaacctccaacgacgtttcacagtccggaacctccaacgacgggccacagtccggaacctccaacgacgggccacagtccggaacctccaacgacggtctacagtccggaacctccaacgacggtctacagtccggaacctccaacgacggtctacagtccggaacctccaacgacggtctacagtccggagcctccaacgacggtccacagtccggagcctccaacgacggtccacagtccggagcctccagcgacggtccccagtccggagcctccagcgacggtccccagtccggggcctgcagcgagggtccccaggccggggcctgcaacgagggtccctAGTACGGAgttggcggcgagggtccccagtccggggcctgcggagaaggtccccagtccggggtcggcgacgagggtccccgcaccagaggcgccacctttagtggggtgagccagaggtggagcgggatCTGCGTCcagcaccggagccgccaccgaagtagatgcccacccggaccctcccctataggttcaggtttgcggccgggagtccgcacctttgggggggtactgtcacgccctgaccttagagagccgttttatttctctatttggttaggtcagggtgtgatgtggggtgggcattctatgtgttgtatttctttgtgtttggcctgagtgtggttcccaatcagaggcagctgtcgatcgttgtctctgattgggaatcatacttaggcagcctgttttgccaccttagttgtgggtagttgtctttgttagtggcctgtatagccctagtaagcttcacgttcgtttttgttgtttcttgttttgttggcgacatttaaaataaagaaaaatgtacgctcaccacgctgcaccttggtccggtcatttccctgacgacgttcgtgacagaaacgggatgcacctgagctcaattttgagtctcatagcaaagggtctgaataattatgtaaataaggtatttaaaaattttttcttctaaaaacctgttttggctttgtcattatggggtattgtgtgtagatttttatttatttatttcacctttatttaaccaggtaggccagttgagaacaagttctcatttacaactgcgacctggccaagataaagcaaagcagtgcgacaaaaacaacaacacagagttacatataaacaaacgtacagtcaataacacaaaataatagaaaaatagaaaaatctaggtacagtgtgtgcaaatgttgaggagtagggaggtaggcaataaataggccctagaggtgaaattaattacaatttagcattaatactggagtgatagatgtgcaagtagagatactggggtgcaagagggtaagtaataatatgagGATGAGGtgtggctgtgtacaggtacagtgatcggtaagctgcccagacagctgatgcttaaagttagagagggagatataagactccagcttcagtgattttttttgcaattcgttccagtcattggcagcagtagagaactggaaggaaaggcggtgttggctttggggatgaccagtgcaatatacctgctggagcgcgtgctacggatgggtgttgctattgtgaccagtgagctgagatgaggcggggctttacctagcaaagacttatagatgacctggagccagttggttttgcgacggatatgtagtgagggccatccaacgagagcatacaggtcgcagtggtgggtagtatatggggctttggtgataaaacggatggcactgtgatagactacatccagtttgctgagtagagtgttgggggctattttgtaaatgacatcgcctaagtcaaggatcggtaggatattcagttttacgagggtatgtttggcggcatgagtgaggGAGgcgttgttgcgaaataggaagccgattctagattttattttggattggagatgcttaatgtgagtctggaaggagagtttacagtctaaccagacacctaggtatttgtagttgtccacatattctaggtcagaactgtccagtgtagtgatgctagtcaggtgggagggtgcgggcagcaatcggttgaagagcatgcacttagttttactagcatttcaaagcagttggaggccacggaaggagtgttgtatggcgttgaagctcgtttggaggtttgttaacacagtgtccaaagaagggccagatgtatacaaaatggtatcgtctgcatagaggtggatcagagaatcaccagcagctagagcgacatcattgatatatatatatatacagagaaaagagtcggcccgagaattgaaccctgtggcacccccatggagactgccagaggtccggacaacaggccctccaatttgacacgctgaattctatctgagaagtagGTGGTGAacaaggcgaggcagtcatttgagaagccaaggcaattgagtctgccgataagaatgaggtgattgacagagtcgaaagccttgaccaggtcgatgaagacggctgcacagtattgtcttttatcgatagcggttctgatatcgtttaggaccttgagcgtggctgtgATTGaggtgtacatttaaaaaaaaatacattttagaataaggatgtaacataacaaaatgtggaaaaagggacaaggtctaaatactttcagaatgcactgtaaattaTCCAAATGTCATTGCTTTTTACACTCAATGCAGCCTGTCAATCAAATTCTCAATGCAGCCTATGTCAATCAATCAAAAAAAACTATGGCTTGGAATGTCCAGGTAATAAGCTGATGAAATGCTAGTACTTTTTAAAAATCTCCCTGCTgtcttctccctctttcttaGGTCTTGAGACAGAAGTTCCACTTGGATGCCCAAAATACACACTTTGTCCAGATTTCATCATGAATCGGAATAAGCGTGAAAAGGAGTTTTACAGTTTAGACGTCGGTGATTCCACTTTTACGGTGTTGAAGCGCTACCAGAATTTAAGACCCATAGGCTCCGGAGCACAAGGGATTGTCTGGTGAGTAGACGGAGCTGTGAATTAGACAGGAAAAGACAGGCGTTGTAGCCCGGTACTCATTATCAAGTGGCTATGTTAGAACTGCGTGTGTTACGTTGGAAAATAACATTATCTAACATAACCATTTGATAGCTTTTTTAAAAATGGCATTGGAAGTCAATATGATATGTTATTAGCTGTTGCAGGTTGTTTGTATGCCATGGGTCCAGTATTAGACTTCGATACTTGTACCTTGTTATTTATCTAGGACATGGGAAAGTGTGAACAACTCACACGCCTCCTAgtttaaaaagaaaagaaaaaaaggatTAAAGACATTGATGTTTGGCCATGCTTGCCTTCTTCAGATTGCGTCATGCAGTATGGACAAACCTGTTATATTTTGTGTTTCCCAGCTCAGCATATGACCACAACCTTGAACGCAACGTTGCAATTAAAAAACTCAGCCGACCTTTCCAGAACCAGACCCATGCCAAAAGAGCTTACAGAGAACTGGTGCTCATGAAATGTGTCAACCATAAGAACGTAAGCtatttttcccctctctctgaaCCTGCGATAGCAAAAAGGGCGAGTGCAAGTGGGAAAGGGAGTTGTAAAAATGTGTCTCATTTTCACGACAGAGATCGTTCCAGAATGTTGCTATCCTCTTGTAGCTTTTACGCGAGCTCTTGGCCGTTTCCATTTTTCAAATGTTCAATTGCCTGTTTTCTGTAGCGTTATCCGTTTTTTTAGCAAAGAACCCTCCTGCTGTTTTTAGTGCACCCTTATGCAGCGTGTTGTCACCGCTGAATGCGGTGTCCCTCCATATGCTGCTCATAGAACCATGATGCACTGATGCGTTTTGTAACTCCACAGATTATTGGCTTGTTAAATGTATTCACGCCACAGAAGACACTGGAGGAGTTCCAAGATGTGTAAGTAACGTCGTCGCCCTTGGTTTTACATAATATATGCTCagtgttccctggtaggctgtggTGCTGAAATGGCAGGAAGTACATACAACAATTGTTTCGTGTATGGTGGTTGGGGTCGGGGTCCATCGTGGGATAACGGATGGGTTAGTATGTTGCAGTGCATGGGACGAAATGTGATTTCATTCTCACAGCGGAGGGAGGAACTGTGAGAATCTCTGTCTGCCTGATTGGAGCTAaaaatacaaaatgaacaaatCATAGCCTGAGGGTATACGGACGGTTTTGCTATGACGGAGGaggcagcctgtgtgtgtgtgtgtgagagagagacgtaATCGGTGTGTATTCTTGCATGTGCTtgggtgtatctgtgtgtgtttgcctgtgtgtatGCATATGTTTGTGAGTGTGTACGTGTCATCTCACCcacccttccttccctctcctctgtaTCCGTCCCCAGTTATATTGTGATGGAGCTGATGGATGCTAACCTGTGCCAGGTGATCCAGATGGAGCTGGACCACGAGCGGCTGTCCTATCTGCTCTACCAGATGCTGTGTGGCATCAAGCACCTTCACGCCGCGGGCATCATACACAGGgtagacacacaaacacgcacgcctTGCCTAGCCTGACATTTCTAGAGAGTTATCCACCCATCCCATATCTCTAAACCACATCCCCTCCTTACCCCACCCTCAGGATCTGAAACCCAGCAACATTGTGGTAAAGTCGGACTGCACACTGAAGATCCTGGACTTCGGATTGGCCAGGACAGCGGCCACAGGCCTCCTGATGACCCCGTATGTGGTGACCCGCTACTACCGCGCCCCTGAAGTCATCTTGGGCATGGGTTACCAGGCCAACGGTGAGTGAGTGACCGGTCATCAGAGCTGTGCGTGCTGCGGAACGCTGCCTGTCGCATGCTCCGCCCACAATGTCCTAACACCCACCCACCCTCACAGCCACACCCCCCTCCCGTGTCAGTGTCACAGTCTGAGGTGACGGTGGCATGCCTGGCTATGCATTGTGGGTTCCTTTCCTCCGGTGTAGAGAGCCAGTGCACAGCAGATGTAGCGCTTGTGTTTTCTAAGAGGCCGCCCAGAGACGGTGCAGCTGGACTAGGTGTCAGTGGGAATCCAGTCACGTGTGGATCCACTGGTTCACTTTAGTGCGCATGCCTTTAACAATTAACATTTTATGCAAGAATGTCTTATGTGCAGATGTGATGGGGCTTGATATCGCCGAATCATTGGACTCGGGTTTGTTGTGCGATGAAATTCAGTGCTCAAATACGGGGGGAAAGGTTTATTTAACTTCTACTTCTACTGCCTGGAAATATGGGCATCCCTGTACTCTTGACCAAAAATGTCCCAAACTTTCCTGCTGACTTGTTGCTTTGCTTAttttcttctccttctttctatGCTACACATATCTAGTGGATATATGGGCTGTGGGCTGCATTATGGCAGAAATGGTTCGCCACAAAATCCTTTTTCCAGGAAGGGATTGTATCCTTGTGCTGCTTGCAGCAGCTCAGTTCagcatttgcacacaaaaaaaacgtCGCCGAGTTTCTTTTTGAAGCCGTGCTCGTTACAATGGATCGCAGCGATCATGTCAAAGAGCAACTGTCGAAATTCCATCTCTCTTCTGATATGCCTGACACCTCCTCGCCCACTTTTACCCCCCCCCACACCTTCACTCTATCCCCCAAGCACCCATCACTGTAGCTCGAAGCACCTCTGACTCACACATCAAGCACCTGAAATAGAATGGTTTGCTCCTTTAATTTGTACCAAGAAATTGCAATTGCAAAAGATACCCTCTTATCTCATATTATTGTTTGACGGTCTTCTTCAAAGATAAACAGCCGTATATGGTGGACTGGTAGAGCTTTTATCAATGATCTAAAATTGGCTTTTGTCTATTAAATTGATGGTAGTCCACTGAGAGTCTTGAGGGTGGTATGTAGGCAGTTCTCTGGCCCTCTTCCACTTTGGTTAATAATATGCCAGAGAGTGAACCAGCAAACCCATATCATGATGCACTGCTTAGTCGGACACTGACAGCGGTTTGACGTGAGAGTTTGCATGCGTTCATTTTCTTTGTTTGCACTCACACACATCACCTTGTCTGCATCGTTATTCGTTCCTTCTTTTGTTATTTTTCAGTTCTGCATGCTAATTTGATTGTCATTTCATTTTTCAGTTGATGTCTGGTCTATTGGCTGCATCATGGCAGAAATGGTCCGAGGTAGTGTGTTGTTCCCAGGCACAGATCGTATCCTTACCTGGACCCTCATCGTCCctccattgtgtgtgtgagtttgtagGTATGTGTGTGCAAATTTGTTTGTTATGTGTGTGAAAAAGTGTGTGTTGTGGTGCTGAGACCGTCCTACTACTGCATACAAATTCATTTCCGTTCGGTGTATGTGAATGGGTTTGTACCATAGAGAGATATCGAGGACTCTAGTGCTCAAAAGCCCGTTTCAGTATCGGCAGCGACATTGAGGACTtccaccattttgaagtagtcaactgtttgggacttcctatgggttaaggaaggatcacataattccatccaggtcaccaGGGATCAGCCAATTAATTACACTTGTGAGGAAACGTTCTATAACTTCAGATGGAAATAAATCACCAACCTCGGCTTATACCGGTTCAAATAACTCACTCTAGGTGGCAGTATACAtcctttcagtttgttttccaagtCATACAACTAGTAGAAGAAGAACATTCACTACTTCAAGATTgagatggcctcaatggtgctgcccgtACTCTCACAGACTCCATATTGGGACCGATACCATGATGCGATGTCTATGGTTTGTACCTGTCGGAGGCCGCTTCAACTGAAGGGAAAACTGTTCTGATCACTTCACCTCATTATACAGTTCCACACCGAGGCTTTCGGTTCTGTTTTCAgtgttttgtgtgtctgtctcatGGGAGAACAGACGATCAAACAGCTTTCCCTTGATTACTCAGTCACAGTTGCTCAACAAAGGCAACAGTGAATGAAATTAGCCTCCTCCATGTGTCCAGTGTCCATAATTCTCCACGACAACCGATTTCTTCATACTAACTACAAACCCAAAACTTTGTCAATTGTCCCCCTTGTGAAAAGCCTCTGAAAAGCCCTGTGTAGCGTTTTTCTTACATGTTGGAACGTCAGATATTGATCAGTGGAACAAGGTGATCGAGCAGTTGGGGACTCCCAGTCAGGAGTTCCTGATGAAGCTCAACCAGTCGGTAAGGACCTACGTGGAGAACAGACCCCGCTACGCCGGGTTCACCTTTGAGAAGCTCTTCCCCGACGTCCTCTTCCCAGCCGACTCGGAGCACAACAAACTGAAAGGTAAGCGGGGAGAGCACGCCCCCCTGTGAGACACCCAAAGCATGAAAACTGCAGTATTGTGTGTCATTGAGAGGTGCCTGTTGTGAGATGCAAAATGTCTCCTACATGTTTGTATGACTAAAATATTCTAAATCTATAGACAGTTATTTGCTGAATATAAGTACATTACGTGCCTAACACTTTCTCTGATATACACTAACTAATAGAGTCCGACTTACTTATGTGATCAATTGTTAATTCCACAGAAAGTAGTTAagtttgatgatgatgatgatgattaatgCAGTCTTTTATGTAGTGGTTTGAAGCCTTACTCTGCTTTGATTCTGATCATGCTTGACTAAGGGACTATTCTGGTACACTACACTAATTTATCAGCACAATGAATGTCAGCCGAGTCGACTTTACCCATGCCATTAATTTCTCTATTTTTCTTAATTGCCTCGCAGCAAGTCAAGCCAGAGACCTATTATCAAAGATGCTGGTAATAGATGCATCCAAACGGATCTCTGTGAGCGAGGCTCTCCAGCACCCCTACATCAACGTGTGGTATGATCCAACTGAAGTGGAGGCGGTAAGCACTTACTTGCTCATTATGTGGGCGTGTAGGGGTGGCTCTTGTGTCGTCTACTCTTATGTTAGATAATAACATGACTCTTCAGGTCTACTTTGTGTGTGTCTTAATGTGTGTGCATGCTTCtaaaaaaacacatttagttGTGGTTCACAGTAAGAGGGACCATGAAAGCCCCGTGAGTTTGCCTGCCTGCCAAAGGCTCAGGCCACATCAGATGGTAAACGTCTCTGACTGTTTATCAGGCCGTCGCTGAAAGCAGGTGCTCTGGATTTGACTTCCATTGACAGGCAGGTTGTCAGCGCAGAGATTGCACTTGGATGTGTCAACCTGTTTTTCCCTCAGTCACGAAATCTCCACCTCGGCTAACGCGCAGTGTGTGGGTGAAGAATGAGATGTTGCACTCCCCTCAGTCATTCACCAGTCCTCAAAACGGACATAAAACGGCCTTGAGACGTGTAGATTTGGCAGCAGTGCAGCAGCGCCTTGCACATATTTGAATGTGACTCAGCCAAGTGAAGAGAAGGTCATCAGTCCCCGTGTCACCCCACTTACAGTAtgctctgtcctgttcctgtTGCAGCCCCCACCGTTGATCACTGACAAGCAGCTGGATGAGAGGGAACACACAGTGGAGGAGTGGAAAGGTACAGTAGAGAGAGCGAAGCCATTTTGCTTACCCATGCTTTGACGTATACACTGAGCACTTTTAAATGTTTGCACTATGTTACATTACAATTGCACATTACTCTACTAAGAATCTACATCTCACGGTATACTTGCGGGACATTTAATATTCATATTTGAGTGTTATATGCAGGTTTTcccctttgtgtgtgtctgtttgtcctAACAAATCCCTGTCTAAAGTGTGTGGTGTGTCCTTTGCCTGCCTCCCTGTCTAATCTAAACCTGGTCTGATGATTTTTGACAGAGCCCTGTTTATTGACTCTATTCTCAAGTGTCAACTCCGTGTCACGTCATGCTTGCTGTGTTGCGGTCTGTCATGCTCTTCTTAGGTTTATGTCTCCTGTCTAAGGTTGCAAAATTCCccaactttcccaaaattcccagatTTTCCAAAATCCCGGTTGTAGGATTCCCAGATGTCCtccttattccctcctgattccaggaatcttccaatcCGGAATTCTGGGAAACCTGAGCGTTTTGGTGAAGTTATCGGAAGTTGCAACTGTACTCGCTCTCTTTACCAAATGTTGTGTTCCATCACAGATTTGATATACATGGAGGTCCAGGACTGGGAGGAGAGAACGAAGAATGGAGTGATCCGGGGACAGCCAGCGTCTTTAGGTTAGTTTAGAGCGTTGTCTCTATGGGGATTGAGCACTCCCGCTCTGATTATAGCTTATAACTATGGCCCAGcctttttcctggtcaggtcccGTGGTCATGGAAAAACTGGTCCTAGTGCACTGTGGTAGGAACAAATTGAGACGGGCACTGTCTCTCTGCCCATAATCGGCTTCTGCTCCAGATCCGACTTGAAGGACCATGTTCATTTCTTTAAGAAActttcctctttttctctctgctgAAATGTCATAGCCTAACCAGAAGTCATTTGTGGTTCAAGTCTGACTTGATGCCCCTTCTATGTTTCTCCATACATGTAGCACAGGTGCAGCAGTGAGCAGCGGCTCCCAGCAGTACCCTTCTGTATCGTCCTCGTCCGTCAACGATGTGTCCACCGACCCCACCCTGGCTTCCGACACGGACAGCAGCCTGGAGACAGCCTCTAACACGGACCCACTGGGCTGCTGCAGATGACTATCACCCTGCCCTGGGCCCTGTCCCACCAGTCCCTCCGCTTGTCTTCAATGGTGTAGAGTTTAGGCCAGTTTcacctttttttaaattattttttaatcCTTTATAATTTTCCCCGAAAACTACTGCTACAGAGTTATTTGAGTTATTTTCTTtttgagtccaggctgtaattTATTGTGGCATATCAATATTTTTTTAACCTGAGAATGATTTCACTACGCTGTGGTTTCGACTGCTGGTGAGAATTTGAGAACATCTGTAAAAGCTTTATCAAAGcttctttttttgtttgtttttagtttcATCAACTTTTAGTTCAAGATACTGCTATTTCAATTGGCCATATTGATGTTGAATGAGTTTGTACAGATTTTAtggtaaatatatttttttcaatttgAGTTTGCAGTAAGCCATTTCAACTATCATTTAATTGATGTCTAATTTTAGTACTCCCCTTCAGAATAGTAATATTACTTTGCCTATTTCATATGGGATTTTGTGTTTTAATGCATATATCCATTGGATTGAATTTTGAGAAACTTTAGAACTGTTTTCCTCTTGTGAGTACTTCCTTGTAAAGAAATCCAAGTTGATGAAACAGCTTTCTTTTTGGTTCTCTTTGTTCTTTGTTAGTTTAGTCTTAAAATATCTCAAAATGCTGTTTGATTCCTGAACCATTTTTCCTTTTGGTAAGAGAAGAAATGTTGTTTCTTTTTTTCAGTAAAAAGTTTTCCGGAATTTTCTTTTCATATTTCATGGGTATTCCAGTATATGATCAAAAGGATGCAGATAGGTCCAGAAAGGAAACAACTCAGAAGATGTTGATCATTTTAATTTTGTCAGAGAGCTGTAGGCACTTCTTCCTCGGCTCTGGTCAGTTATTCTCCAGTGATTCTTTTCTCCAGGTGGCTTTTGCTTTGACAGTGGGGTTATGTTAAACACTAGGACAGAGAAATATGGCAGTGGCACTACTGTGCAGGTGTACGCTGAGAAGCTTTGTGAGAAATGGGATGTGACTAGTTGTGAGGAGGAGGAGTCCTATGAAGACTGCGCTTCGGTTCAGTCCGAACATGGACGTAGAGAGGGCTTGTGTATGTGGTGATGTTGATTGTCTTTGGAGGGATGGAGATTTTGCAGGCTGCAAGTGCAGAAACAAActatatacaaaaaaaaaatcgGATCTAATTTTATTAACGTAATATAAATATACCTTAACGATTTTGTTTTTACGGTTGCCAACGTGCTGTATATTGAACATTTCTAATTGGGAAAATTATGAGTGTAATAAGCTGGATCTCAGAGAAGGTATTGGCTAAGCCCTTTGCAGAaggtgtatgcatgtgtgtactAAATCTATTTCGCACTAAGCTCAGTACAGTACTTCACAAAATAATTACTGAACCACCACgaaatccaagtttatcaatgATTCTGAACTGTATGCAATAATAGTGTCCCTCcagtgtatgttttgtttattattttgCTTTTAAAAGGGAAAAGTGCCTGTAGTTTGTCAATCGTTCATTCCTGAGGATCTAGGAAGAGGAGTAGTCGTCATGGTGTGCACACTGTAGGTTGTTAATGGTTTCTGATAAGGACTATAGTAGTTTCCACAAATAAGTCAATCACATTTTGAGGCCGTTATCAAAAAATGCATTGTATATTTTTCTACGGCATCGGTATGACCCTGAAGTTGGAGTCTACGTTCTGTCAAGCGGATGATGTATGCTTTAGAATATTTTAGCACATAATATACGTTTGAAATAGTTTAAAAAAGGGGCAGTTTTAGGTAGGTCTTTCATCAAAGTTAAatacttttaaaaaatatataacaatcACTGGTAGGCATGTGTGGTTTGCGGCTTTACTTTGCATAATGAGAATGTGCTTGATGATTTTAGAAGGGACGATTTCTTTTGCCTAATTTCCTCGGTTTTATATTAAACCAAATGTATTTGCGCTGAATGGTAACTGTGGCAGTGTAGATGTTATGTGGTGGTGTTGAATAATTCCTGTCCTAAATAGAGTCATTTCAGAATGTAAAATGTAACCTAATGGATTATTTGGCAACATGACGTGTTGTGGAAGGGGAAGCAGAATAACAGCCAATGAGATCCATCCACTATTATAGAAGCTGTGTTATAACACAAGAACATAATTAATCAAGACAAGATATTTTGTTATTTTGATGTGGTCTTAATTTTGTTAGCCCGGCATTATTGGGGATATATTTTGGAATTTGTAGACTTTCTTTTGATTTTGTATCACATCGCTCTCTCGAAAAAAAGTATCATCATGATTTTAAGTAGGCTTTGATGAACTACCTCACTAAATTTCAATAAGTTCTTGGATACTTAGTTGCCCACATGATTAGCTATTGAAGACATGTGAATACAGATTccgttatttatttatttgaaagtGTACTATTGTCAATGTTAGGAAACTTCTAGTTTTGTACATTATGAATACTTCACCTAGAAGTAAAGATAATTGTTTATGTacatttcctttaaaaaaaaatctttttttttttttttacagttcatGTGCAATACCTTCCGCAAAATGTGCTAGGACTAAACTAAGTGATGGGTCTAGCCCATATTAGTTTGTATGTTTCTGAAGGTAGAGAAATGTTTGGTACTGTCAATCCATGTTTTCCTTTTTTTATGAATTAGGATGATTCTCTATGACTTTAATCTAGTCATGATGTTACGTAATCGGTCCTATACCAGTCCAATCTGTGGccagagggagcagagagaggggagtacATCATGCGTGGCCAATAGATTTTGATCGGTAAGGCCAAATAATGATAAATAAAAGATAAGTAATGCCTAAAAACAAAGTCATATGTATGGTGCTGGTTTGTTATGTTTGCTAGTGAAGCCAGCCATGCAAGTAGTTAAGAATTCTTGGCTCTGTGCGTCTGGGATCACAGCCAATGAACAGTGC
The nucleotide sequence above comes from Salvelinus namaycush isolate Seneca chromosome 35, SaNama_1.0, whole genome shotgun sequence. Encoded proteins:
- the LOC120030103 gene encoding mitogen-activated protein kinase 10-like isoform X3, yielding MNRNKREKEFYSLDVGDSTFTVLKRYQNLRPIGSGAQGIVCYIVMELMDANLCQVIQMELDHERLSYLLYQMLCGIKHLHAAGIIHRDLKPSNIVVKSDCTLKILDFGLARTAATGLLMTPYVVTRYYRAPEVILGMGYQANVDVWSIGCIMAEMVRGSVLFPGTDHIDQWNKVIEQLGTPSQEFLMKLNQSVRTYVENRPRYAGFTFEKLFPDVLFPADSEHNKLKASQARDLLSKMLVIDASKRISVSEALQHPYINVWYDPTEVEAPPPLITDKQLDEREHTVEEWKDLIYMEVQDWEERTKNGVIRGQPASLGAAVSSGSQQYPSVSSSSVNDVSTDPTLASDTDSSLETASNTDPLGCCR
- the LOC120030103 gene encoding mitogen-activated protein kinase 8-like isoform X1 yields the protein MNRNKREKEFYSLDVGDSTFTVLKRYQNLRPIGSGAQGIVCSAYDHNLERNVAIKKLSRPFQNQTHAKRAYRELVLMKCVNHKNIIGLLNVFTPQKTLEEFQDVYIVMELMDANLCQVIQMELDHERLSYLLYQMLCGIKHLHAAGIIHRDLKPSNIVVKSDCTLKILDFGLARTAATGLLMTPYVVTRYYRAPEVILGMGYQANVDVWSIGCIMAEMVRGSVLFPGTDHIDQWNKVIEQLGTPSQEFLMKLNQSVRTYVENRPRYAGFTFEKLFPDVLFPADSEHNKLKASQARDLLSKMLVIDASKRISVSEALQHPYINVWYDPTEVEAPPPLITDKQLDEREHTVEEWKDLIYMEVQDWEERTKNGVIRGQPASLGAAVSSGSQQYPSVSSSSVNDVSTDPTLASDTDSSLETASNTDPLGCCR
- the LOC120030103 gene encoding mitogen-activated protein kinase 8-like isoform X2, producing MNRNKREKEFYSLDVGDSTFTVLKRYQNLRPIGSGAQGIVCSAYDHNLERNVAIKKLSRPFQNQTHAKRAYRELVLMKCVNHKNIIGLLNVFTPQKTLEEFQDVYIVMELMDANLCQVIQMELDHERLSYLLYQMLCGIKHLHAAGIIHRDLKPSNIVVKSDCTLKILDFGLARTAATGLLMTPYVVTRYYRAPEVILGMGYQANVDVWSIGCIMAEMVRGSVLFPGTDHIDQWNKVIEQLGTPSQEFLMKLNQSVRTYVENRPRYAGFTFEKLFPDVLFPADSEHNKLKASQARDLLSKMLVIDASKRISVSEALQHPYINVWYDPTEVEAPPPLITDKQLDEREHTVEEWKDLIYMEVQDWEERTKNGVIRGQPASLAQVQQ